The following is a genomic window from Rhodothermales bacterium.
ATTCGCGCCTCCAGGAGCTCGCCGAAGCCTCCGTCGAGGAACAGATGGTGGGGTTGCAGGCCGTAGTGGATTTTGAGTGGAGCCGCCGGCGCGCCGGCGCGGGACCGTTCAGCATGTCGACCGATGACTACCTGAAGCAGAAAGACTTCGTCCCGTTCAGCAACTTCTGGCGCGCCTTTCCGGATACGCTCCAGAGTTTCGTGCGGGAGTCGGAGTCCTACCGCGACCTCGTCCGCCAGGGCCTCTCCGAAACCGCCGCATTCGACTCGCTCTTCGGGAACGAGGAGTACATGGCGGCCCTCAAGCAGGACAAGTCGCGCCTCGAGGCCGGCATGGTCTCGATCGACCCCCGCAACGGCTACGTCAAAGCCTGGGTGGGCGGCCGCAACCTCGCGGACGACTGGTACGACCACGTGGCCAAGGCCCGCCGGCAGCCGGGTTCGACCTTTAAACCCTTCGTCTACATCGCCGCCATCGACAACGGCTACTCGCCGCAGCATACGTTTAAAGACACGCTGTTCTACTGGTCGGATGGCTTCGGCAACGAATGGAGCCCGACCAACTCGGACGGCGGCTACTCCAACCGATGGATGACGCTCCGCGAGGGGCTCAAGTACTCGCTGAATACGATCACGGGGCAACTCGTCCTCCAGGTGGGCGCCCCGACCGTGGCCGATTACGCCCGCTGGATGGGTATCAAGAGCCCGCTCAACGAAGTGCCCTCCCTGGCCCTGGGCACCAGCAACGTCACCCTCCTCGAGTTGACGACCGCCTACAGCACCCTGGCGAACGG
Proteins encoded in this region:
- a CDS encoding penicillin-binding transpeptidase domain-containing protein, yielding SRLQELAEASVEEQMVGLQAVVDFEWSRRRAGAGPFSMSTDDYLKQKDFVPFSNFWRAFPDTLQSFVRESESYRDLVRQGLSETAAFDSLFGNEEYMAALKQDKSRLEAGMVSIDPRNGYVKAWVGGRNLADDWYDHVAKARRQPGSTFKPFVYIAAIDNGYSPQHTFKDTLFYWSDGFGNEWSPTNSDGGYSNRWMTLREGLKYSLNTITGQLVLQVGAPTVADYARWMGIKSPLNEVPSLALGTSNVTLLELTTAYSTLANGGLYYEPTVVTRIEDQLGNVLYEARPQPNEALSDQTAYKVIDMMREVVQTGGTGARIRFQYQLYDYDFAGKTGTTQNSADGWFMLMHPELVTGAWVGWNDQRVTFRTNWWGQGAHNALFLVGSYTKRVAEDGRLSKEKFPLPLDYGSGSSGDSQPPQRDDRRVIW